The Arachis ipaensis cultivar K30076 chromosome B07, Araip1.1, whole genome shotgun sequence genome includes a window with the following:
- the LOC107607977 gene encoding cytochrome P450 71D10-like isoform X1: MMSRDKSKLEELYIKTDKVLQDIIDDHRNRKGGKCKEEEGSEDLVDVLLKFQQKDSEYPLTDDNIKAVIQDMFAGGGETSSAVVEWAMAEMIKKPSVMERAQSEVRRVYGSKWYVDESELHQLTYLKSIIKETLRLHPSVPLLVPRENKEPCQINGYQIPANSRIVINAWAIGRDPTYWVDAMEFKPEMFVDNYSIDNRGTNFEFIPFGGGRRMCPGIAFATPNMELSLAQFLYHFDWKLPNGIKNDELDMTELFGNTVRKKNDLCLIPIIVKDMHKDNNVISS; encoded by the exons ATGATGAGTAGAGACAAGTCTAAGCTTGAAGAACTGTATATAAAGACTGATAAGGTATTACAAGACATCATAGATGATCATAGAAATAGAAAAGGTGGCAAATGTAAAGAAGAAGAAGGCAGTGAAGATTTAGTTGATGTTCTTCTCAAGTTTCAACAAAAAGATTCTGAATATCCCTTAACTGATGATAACATTAAAGCAGTTATCCAG GACATGTTTGCTGGTGGTGGAGAAACATCTTCAGCAGTTGTGGAATGGGCAATGGCTGAAATGATAAAGAAACCAAGTGTGATGGAAAGAGCACAATCTGAAGTTAGAAGGGTTTATGGTAGCAAATGGTATGTAGATGAATCAGAATTGCACCAATTGACATACCTTAAGTCTATCATCAAAGAAACCTTAAGGTTACATCCATCTGTGCCATTGTTAGTTCCAAGAGAGAACAAAGAACCATGCCAAATCAATGGGTACCAAATTCCAGCCAATTCTAGAATTGTTATCAATGCTTGGGCAATTGGAAGAGATCCAACCTATTGGGTTGATGCCATGGAATTTAAGCCTGAGATGTTTGTTGATAATTATTCAATTGATAATAGAGGCACAAACTTTGAGTTTATTCCATTTGGTGGTGGAAGAAGAATGTGTCCCGGGATTGCATTTGCTACACCAAACATGGAGTTGTCACTTGCTCAATTTCTTTATCATTTTGATTGGAAGCTTCCCAATGGAATCAAGAATGATGAACTTGATATGACTGAGTTGTTTGGGAACACtgtaagaaaaaaaaatgatctCTGCCTAATTCCCATTATTGTCAAGGATATGCATAAAGATAACAATGTAATCAGCAGTTAG
- the LOC107607977 gene encoding cytochrome P450 71D10-like isoform X3, producing the protein MMSRDKSKLEELYIKTDKVLQDIIDDHRNRKGGKCKEEEGSEDLVDVLLKFQQKDSEYPLTDDNIKAVIQDIFIGGGETSSAVVEWAMAEMIKKPKVMEAAQAEVRRVYGSKGYVDESQLHQLTYLKSIIKETLRLHPSVPLLVPRENKVPCQIKGYQIPVNSRIVINVWAIGRDPRYWVDAMEFKPERFVNNYSIDNRGTNFEFIPFGGGRRMCPGIAFATPNMELPLAQLLYHFDWKLPNGIKNEELDMTELFKITIRRKNDLCLIPIIVKDMHKDNNVISI; encoded by the exons ATGATGAGTAGAGACAAGTCTAAGCTTGAAGAACTGTATATAAAGACTGATAAGGTATTACAAGACATCATAGATGATCATAGAAATAGAAAAGGTGGCAAATGTAAAGAAGAAGAAGGCAGTGAAGATTTAGTTGATGTTCTTCTCAAGTTTCAACAAAAAGATTCTGAATATCCCTTAACTGATGATAACATTAAAGCAGTTATCCAG GACATATTTATTGGTGGTGGAGAAACATCCTCAGCAGTTGTGGAATGGGCAATGGCTGAAATGATAAAGAAACCAAAAGTGATGGAAGCTGCACAAGCTGAAGTTAGAAGAGTTTATGGTAGCAAAGGGTATGTGGATGAATCACAATTGCACCAATTGACATACCTTAAGTCTATCATCAAAGAAACCTTAAGGTTACATCCATCTGTGCCGTTGTTAGTTCCAAGAGAGAACAAAGTACCATGCCAAATCAAAGGGTACCAAATTCCAGTCAATTCTAGAATTGTTATCAATGTTTGGGCAATTGGAAGAGATCCAAGGTATTGGGTTGATGCCATGGAATTTAAGCCTGAGAGGTTTGTTAATAATTATTCAATTGATAATAGAGGCACAAACTTTGAGTTTATTCCATTTGGTGGTGGAAGAAGAATGTGTCCCGGGATTGCATTTGCTACACCAAACATGGAGTTGCCACTTGCTCAACTTCTTTACCATTTTGATTGGAAGCTTCCCAATGGAATCAAGAATGAGGAACTTGATATGACCGAGTTGTTTAAGATCACTATAAGAAGAAAAAATGATCTCTGCTTAATTCCCATTATTGTCAAGGATATGCATAAAGATAACAATGTAATCAGCATTTAG
- the LOC107607977 gene encoding cytochrome P450 71D10-like isoform X2, translating into MMSRGKTKLEEVHRKSNKILQDIIDDHRNRRNSGKCDKEGEDLVDVLLKFQQKDSEYFFTDDNIKAVILDIFIGGGETSSAVVEWAMAEMIKKPKVMEAAQAEVRRVYGSKGYVDESQLHQLTYLKSIIKETLRLHPSVPLLVPRENKVPCQIKGYQIPVNSRIVINVWAIGRDPRYWVDAMEFKPERFVNNYSIDNRGTNFEFIPFGGGRRMCPGIAFATPNMELPLAQLLYHFDWKLPNGIKNEELDMTELFKITIRRKNDLCLIPIIVKDMHKDNNVISI; encoded by the exons ATGATGAGTAGAGGCAAGACTAAGCTTGAAGAAGTGCACAGAAAGTCTAATAAGATATTGCAAGACATCATAGATGATCATAGAAATAGAAGAAATAGTGGCAAATGTGACAAAGAAGGAGAAGATCTAGTTGATGTTCTTCTCAAATTTCAACAAAAAGATTCTGAATATTTTTTTACTGATGACAATATCAAAGCAGTCATCCTG GACATATTTATTGGTGGTGGAGAAACATCCTCAGCAGTTGTGGAATGGGCAATGGCTGAAATGATAAAGAAACCAAAAGTGATGGAAGCTGCACAAGCTGAAGTTAGAAGAGTTTATGGTAGCAAAGGGTATGTGGATGAATCACAATTGCACCAATTGACATACCTTAAGTCTATCATCAAAGAAACCTTAAGGTTACATCCATCTGTGCCGTTGTTAGTTCCAAGAGAGAACAAAGTACCATGCCAAATCAAAGGGTACCAAATTCCAGTCAATTCTAGAATTGTTATCAATGTTTGGGCAATTGGAAGAGATCCAAGGTATTGGGTTGATGCCATGGAATTTAAGCCTGAGAGGTTTGTTAATAATTATTCAATTGATAATAGAGGCACAAACTTTGAGTTTATTCCATTTGGTGGTGGAAGAAGAATGTGTCCCGGGATTGCATTTGCTACACCAAACATGGAGTTGCCACTTGCTCAACTTCTTTACCATTTTGATTGGAAGCTTCCCAATGGAATCAAGAATGAGGAACTTGATATGACCGAGTTGTTTAAGATCACTATAAGAAGAAAAAATGATCTCTGCTTAATTCCCATTATTGTCAAGGATATGCATAAAGATAACAATGTAATCAGCATTTAG
- the LOC110264772 gene encoding cytochrome P450 71D10-like: MHIIMDLQNLISIFTTFLFLFMLLKIAIKKFSSSKDITNLPPGPRKLPIIGNMHNLVGSMPPHECLRNLASKYGPLMHLKLGEVSHIIVTSPEMAQEILKTQDLNFCDRPNVLFARVLNYNGTDIVFAPYGEYWRHVRKICTMELLTVKRVQSFRRIREAEALELVKAISQSQGSIFNLSHKILSMTYGISARIAFGKKKFIHSANTLLLLLLLLLLLLLLLLFL; the protein is encoded by the coding sequence ATGCATATCATCATGGATCTTCAAAACCTTATCTCTATCTTCACCACCTTCCTCTTTCTCTTTATGCTATTGAAAATAGCCATTAAGAAATTTAGTTCTTCCAAGGATATTACCAATTTACCCCCAGGACCAAGAAAACTACCCATCATAGGAAACATGCACAACCTTGTAGGATCAATGCCGCCCCATGAATGCCTAAGAAACTTAGCATCTAAATATGGACCCTTAATGCACCTTAAACTAGGAGAAGTGTCCCACATCATAGTTACATCACCTGAAATGGCACAAGAGATTTTGAAGACTCAAGATCTCAACTTTTGTGATAGGCCAAACGTTCTCTTTGCAAGAGTCTTGAATTACAATGGAACAGACATTGTTTTTGCCCCCTATGGAGAGTATTGGAGGCATGTACGAAAGATATGCACCATGGAGTTATTAACAGTAAAGCGTGTTCAATCTTTTAGGCGCATAAGAGAAGCAGAGGCTTTAGAGTTGGTCAAAGCAATATCTCAAAGTCAAGGCTCCATTTTCAATCTCTCTCACAAGATTTTATCAATGACCTATGGAATCTCGGCTAGAATAGCATTtggtaaaaagaaatttattcaCAGCGCAaatactttattattattattattattattattattattattattattattattatttttataa